DNA from Deltaproteobacteria bacterium:
CTGCGCGCGCGATCTCGCTCGCGCACTTCTGCGCGAGGGCCATCGCCTCGGCGAGCTGCGCAGGTGGCGTCGCGGCGAAGCCGGGCGCGTTCGCATCGCGCGCTTCGACGCGCAGGCTGCCGGGCGCCTGCGGGCGCGCGGGCGCGACCACGCGGAAGTGCGTGCGCTCCTCGAGCACGCGGTCGCGGGGCGCCGAGGCTGCGGCGCGCGCGAAGTCGAGCAGCGGGGCAGGGTCGCCCGTGAGGTCGACGAGCAAGCTCGCGCGCGTCTCGGGCGAGAGCGGTGTGTCGGCCTGACACGCGCGGTGGTCGACGCGCAAGCTCACGGGTGTCGCTGCATCGCGGAACGCTGCGACGGCTTCGGGCGCGAGGCGGAAGCGCAGGTAGTGCACGGCCGAGATGCGGTCCTCGTCGAGCTGGCGCGTGTCGAACTCGCCGCGCACGTCGTGGGCGCCGACGCGCAGCGCGACGCACTCGTCGATGCCGACCAGCTTGTCGAGCTCGCTGCGGATCTTCGCCTGCTCGGTGATCTCGATGAACATCGTCGCGCTGAGCTCGCCCGCGGCGGGGATCAGCTCGTTGTAGACCGCCACTTCCTGCGCGATCGCAGTCGCGTCGCGCGTGCGCTCGACGCGGCACATCTCGAGGATCTGCCAGCGCAGCGTCTCGCGGTCCTCGAACAGAAGCGTGACGCGATCGCCCACCGCAACGCGGCGTGGCTGCTTGTGCGCGATCACGCGCGCGCGCAGCTCGTCGCGGATCGCCTCGAACGCGTCGAGCGGCGGGATGTCGGCGGGCGTGAGCGGGTTCATTCGGCGGCGATCCCGTAGGCGTGTCGTAACAACACGATCGGATGCACGGCCTTCTTGTGCAGGCCTTCCTCGATGCGCAGGCCGGAGAGGGGGCAATCCGTCGCGAAGTGCTCGGCACCGCTCGCGCCGA
Protein-coding regions in this window:
- a CDS encoding DUF3501 family protein, whose translation is MNPLTPADIPPLDAFEAIRDELRARVIAHKQPRRVAVGDRVTLLFEDRETLRWQILEMCRVERTRDATAIAQEVAVYNELIPAAGELSATMFIEITEQAKIRSELDKLVGIDECVALRVGAHDVRGEFDTRQLDEDRISAVHYLRFRLAPEAVAAFRDAATPVSLRVDHRACQADTPLSPETRASLLVDLTGDPAPLLDFARAAASAPRDRVLEERTHFRVVAPARPQAPGSLRVEARDANAPGFAATPPAQLAEAMALAQKCASEIARAGGAARIVIDASAAPLRIEVVRLA